A portion of the Nitrospira defluvii genome contains these proteins:
- a CDS encoding lysylphosphatidylglycerol synthase transmembrane domain-containing protein, which produces MLKAALLVLGALTLSALIWHIGIGRIYDAVTQLGPAAMVLVLLPSLLMYVLEAYGWRVTLGTWANGVPFWRILAIRTAGEVVNMTTPTAYVGGEPLKAYLLKRDGVPMVEGLASVVTAKTTMTIAQIVFILSGIGLGFWLLGAEGSAGQTITAGLVSVGLLLFGVGAFVLVQRQGMFGWILALLRRIGLRVQFLEAREQQLLELDRTIAGFYAHQRQAFLFSTGLFLLGWLAEALEVYVMVLCMGQSIDVLPAIAIGALSVFIKGGTFFIPGSLGAQDAGNLFLLSAFGYGEVTGITFALLRRFREFVWIAIGLACLALLTKGEKSAVPVP; this is translated from the coding sequence GTGCTTAAGGCCGCTCTGCTTGTCCTCGGGGCGCTGACCCTCTCCGCACTGATTTGGCACATCGGTATCGGGCGTATCTACGACGCGGTGACGCAACTGGGTCCCGCTGCCATGGTGCTGGTCCTACTTCCCTCGCTCCTCATGTATGTGCTCGAGGCCTATGGCTGGCGGGTGACGCTGGGCACCTGGGCGAACGGCGTCCCGTTTTGGCGCATCTTGGCCATTCGCACCGCCGGAGAAGTCGTGAACATGACGACGCCCACCGCCTACGTGGGAGGCGAACCGCTGAAGGCCTACTTGTTGAAGCGAGATGGCGTGCCGATGGTGGAGGGCCTGGCCTCCGTGGTGACGGCCAAGACCACCATGACGATCGCACAGATTGTCTTCATCCTGTCGGGGATCGGCCTGGGATTCTGGTTGTTGGGTGCCGAGGGATCGGCGGGTCAGACGATTACTGCGGGGCTGGTCAGCGTTGGGCTGTTGCTGTTCGGGGTCGGAGCCTTTGTGCTCGTGCAGCGGCAGGGCATGTTTGGATGGATCCTCGCGCTGCTGCGGCGCATCGGGCTCCGCGTCCAGTTTCTGGAAGCGCGCGAACAGCAGTTGCTCGAATTGGATCGCACCATTGCCGGGTTCTATGCCCATCAGCGACAGGCCTTCCTCTTTTCAACGGGATTGTTTCTGTTGGGTTGGCTGGCCGAGGCGCTAGAGGTGTATGTGATGGTTCTCTGCATGGGGCAATCCATCGATGTCTTGCCGGCCATTGCCATTGGGGCCCTCTCGGTCTTCATCAAGGGAGGGACATTTTTCATTCCGGGCAGCCTGGGTGCGCAGGATGCCGGAAACCTGTTCCTTCTCTCCGCCTTCGGGTATGGCGAGGTCACGGGCATCACCTTCGCTCTTTTACGACGCTTTCGAGAATTCGTCTGGATTGCCATTGGGTTAGCCTGCCTGGCCCTCCTGACCAAGGGCGAGAAGTCTGCTGTTCCAGTCCCCTGA
- a CDS encoding glycosyltransferase: protein MQPPYKRASSAQPHEQDRKTMVSADRVGHRMLPPLEDPVEALRFCRALASALERNPEGERPVLTPANFAAMMGQAEPSNGRPELSVIIPVFNEAENLPTLHGRLTRALVNLGMEYEIVLVDDGSQDESPEILRRMEAEDQRIVIVEFARNFGHQVAISAGLEHSRGRAVCIMDADLQDPPEVLHLFLAKWREGWDVVYAVRTERKEWWGKRLAYAAFYRLLQRVANIEIPLDAGDFCVMDRKVVDMLVRMPERNRFVRGIRSWVGFKQIGVPYERQARHAGVPKYTFSKLIYLALDGLVSFSHMPLRVITVLGFTVSFLSFLVALFYVIKKLTIGVGVAGFTTLVVSIFFLAGIQLMTIGVIGEYIGRISDEVKHRPLYVARRVTRR from the coding sequence ATGCAACCACCCTATAAGCGCGCTTCCTCAGCTCAACCGCATGAGCAGGACCGTAAGACTATGGTCAGTGCGGATCGGGTAGGCCACCGTATGCTGCCGCCGTTGGAGGATCCGGTCGAGGCCCTGCGATTTTGTCGCGCCTTGGCTTCGGCGCTTGAACGCAACCCTGAAGGCGAGAGACCTGTCCTCACACCGGCAAACTTTGCAGCCATGATGGGACAGGCGGAGCCATCGAATGGGCGACCCGAGCTGTCCGTCATCATTCCGGTGTTCAATGAGGCGGAGAATCTTCCCACCTTGCATGGCCGCCTCACCAGGGCGTTGGTCAATCTGGGAATGGAGTATGAAATCGTTCTGGTAGACGACGGTAGTCAGGATGAGAGCCCGGAGATCTTGCGAAGGATGGAGGCGGAGGATCAACGCATCGTCATTGTGGAGTTTGCCAGAAACTTCGGGCACCAGGTCGCGATCAGTGCCGGTCTCGAACATAGCCGTGGCCGCGCTGTCTGTATCATGGATGCCGATTTGCAGGACCCTCCCGAGGTCCTGCATCTCTTCCTCGCAAAGTGGCGCGAGGGATGGGACGTGGTCTATGCGGTGCGAACCGAGCGCAAGGAATGGTGGGGGAAACGGTTGGCCTATGCGGCGTTCTACCGGCTGTTGCAGCGGGTCGCCAATATTGAGATCCCGCTGGATGCCGGAGACTTTTGCGTGATGGACCGGAAAGTGGTGGATATGCTGGTGCGGATGCCGGAACGGAATCGCTTCGTCCGGGGTATTCGCAGTTGGGTGGGCTTCAAGCAGATCGGTGTGCCGTATGAACGTCAAGCGCGGCATGCGGGGGTGCCCAAGTATACCTTCAGCAAACTGATCTACCTCGCGCTGGACGGCCTGGTTTCGTTCAGCCATATGCCGCTCCGTGTGATCACGGTGCTGGGGTTTACCGTTTCCTTCCTTTCGTTTTTGGTGGCGCTGTTTTATGTCATCAAGAAACTAACCATCGGTGTTGGGGTCGCAGGCTTTACCACGCTGGTCGTGTCGATCTTTTTCCTTGCCGGCATTCAGCTGATGACGATCGGCGTGATCGGCGAGTACATCGGACGGATTTCCGACGAGGTCAAGCACCGCCCGTTGTATGTGGCCCGCCGTGTGACCAGGAGATAA